One Janthinobacterium sp. TB1-E2 genomic region harbors:
- a CDS encoding terminase large subunit domain-containing protein, with protein MTQLDLNIPQAAFLNLPHKYKAYVAGFGSGKTFVGCVGICMHFWQWPGISQGYFAPTYPQIRDIFYPTMDEVAYAMGLRIKVKQGDHEVEVYEGRLYRGTVICRSMEKPETIVGFKIGHALIDELDVMPMLKAQTAWRKIIARMRYNVPGLLNGIDVTTTPEGFKFVYQQFVKAVRDKPALATLYGLIQASTFDNELNLPADYIPSLLASYPPALIDAYLRGKFTNLTSGSVYPDFDRFKNRTTQIILPGEPLQVGLDFNVLNMTACINVVREGQPMTLAERVKVRDTPAMARILTEDFKDKGHQVKIFPDASGQNTSSKNASESDLSILRQAGFLLEVNHSNPAVKDRVNAYNGMILNAQGERRWKINTDQCPTTTEALEQQVWGADGQPDKKSGHDHPNDANGYFLVKRYPIVKSTTTTAPLRM; from the coding sequence ATGACCCAACTTGACCTTAATATCCCGCAGGCTGCATTCCTGAACCTGCCGCATAAGTACAAGGCTTATGTTGCTGGTTTCGGCTCCGGTAAGACCTTTGTGGGGTGCGTCGGCATCTGCATGCACTTCTGGCAGTGGCCAGGCATCAGCCAGGGTTACTTCGCGCCGACTTATCCGCAGATTCGCGACATCTTCTATCCCACGATGGACGAGGTGGCCTATGCGATGGGCTTGCGCATCAAGGTGAAGCAGGGTGACCACGAGGTCGAGGTCTACGAAGGGCGCCTATATCGCGGCACCGTCATCTGCCGCTCGATGGAGAAGCCGGAAACTATCGTGGGCTTCAAGATTGGCCACGCGCTGATCGATGAGCTTGACGTGATGCCGATGCTCAAGGCGCAGACGGCCTGGCGCAAGATCATCGCGCGGATGCGCTACAACGTGCCGGGCCTGCTTAACGGCATCGACGTGACCACCACGCCGGAGGGCTTCAAGTTCGTCTATCAGCAGTTCGTGAAGGCGGTGCGCGACAAGCCCGCGCTGGCGACGCTGTACGGTCTGATCCAGGCCAGCACCTTCGACAACGAGCTCAACCTGCCAGCCGATTACATCCCGTCGCTGTTGGCCAGCTACCCGCCGGCGCTGATCGATGCGTATTTGCGTGGCAAATTCACCAACTTGACCAGCGGCTCGGTTTATCCGGACTTCGACCGCTTCAAGAACCGCACAACGCAGATCATCCTGCCTGGCGAGCCGCTGCAGGTAGGCCTCGACTTCAACGTGCTGAACATGACGGCGTGCATCAACGTGGTCCGCGAGGGCCAGCCGATGACACTGGCCGAGCGTGTGAAAGTGCGCGATACGCCGGCCATGGCCAGGATCCTGACGGAGGACTTCAAGGATAAAGGCCACCAGGTGAAGATTTTCCCGGATGCGTCCGGCCAGAACACCAGCAGCAAGAACGCCAGCGAGTCCGACCTGTCCATTTTGCGCCAGGCGGGCTTCCTGCTCGAAGTGAACCACTCAAACCCTGCAGTCAAGGACCGGGTCAACGCCTACAACGGCATGATCCTGAACGCCCAGGGCGAGCGCCGCTGGAAGATCAACACCGACCAGTGCCCGACGACTACCGAGGCGCTGGAGCAGCAGGTATGGGGTGCTGACGGCCAGCCGGACAAGAAGTCTGGCCACGACCATCCGAATGACGCAAACGGGTACTTCCTCGTGAAGCGCTACCCGATCGTGAAGAGCACGACGACGACCGCGCCGCTGCGCATGTAA
- a CDS encoding putative metallopeptidase has translation MKKKQFATPGARPFPPESFADPLSGRYLPAPEVLKWVRSTILTERGALYNEDHAHLECADVHFMWAPMGFVKAGRTVLGQCEEVTFRCGPWQKGRQQQQMADWFGAVPDFLITLDASYCLTCSDAEFCALLEHELYHIAQEMDDFGAPAFNKYGLPKLCMRSHDVEEFVGVVRRYGAGEDVQRMIDAAKTPPEVAKINIARACGTCLLKAA, from the coding sequence ATGAAGAAAAAGCAATTCGCCACACCTGGCGCTCGTCCATTCCCTCCGGAGTCCTTTGCCGACCCGCTGAGCGGCCGCTACTTGCCGGCACCCGAGGTGCTCAAGTGGGTGCGCTCAACCATCCTCACCGAACGCGGCGCGCTCTACAACGAAGACCACGCCCACTTGGAATGTGCCGATGTGCATTTCATGTGGGCACCGATGGGCTTCGTGAAGGCTGGCCGCACTGTGCTGGGCCAGTGCGAGGAAGTGACGTTCCGCTGTGGGCCGTGGCAGAAGGGCCGCCAGCAACAGCAGATGGCCGACTGGTTCGGCGCGGTGCCGGACTTCCTCATTACCCTGGACGCATCGTATTGCCTGACCTGCAGCGACGCCGAATTCTGTGCGCTGCTCGAGCACGAGCTTTATCACATCGCCCAAGAGATGGATGACTTCGGCGCGCCGGCCTTCAACAAGTACGGGCTGCCGAAGCTGTGCATGCGCTCGCACGACGTCGAAGAGTTTGTCGGCGTGGTCCGGCGCTACGGCGCAGGCGAGGACGTGCAGCGCATGATTGACGCAGCAAAGACCCCGCCAGAAGTGGCGAAAATCAACATAGCGAGGGCGTGCGGAACGTGTCTTCTAAAGGCTGCGTAG
- a CDS encoding PEP-CTERM sorting domain-containing protein, producing the protein MNRKFYWATLALWLASAAVQADNFKNGGFENGNATGWTTGEGYRGNTLNASLNPGKLLPGGSLYSGPATRSDIIAAGTVDPIIGSDLGSTVYAGKYSYRVEDRNSGGYASVISQSVSNYTESNIFFTWKAVLENGGHADNESAALFISLRDDTTGTELVSRFYNAGNGGGGVDTRFETFGNYYYTPLWQVERLTIDSSLSGHDFTLSVAAADCYFSGHTGYAYVDGFGGVNPIPEPETYAMMLAGLGLLGFMTRRRNKQA; encoded by the coding sequence ATGAACCGAAAATTTTATTGGGCGACACTGGCGCTCTGGCTCGCCAGCGCCGCTGTGCAAGCGGACAATTTCAAAAATGGTGGCTTCGAAAACGGCAACGCGACCGGCTGGACCACCGGTGAAGGGTACCGCGGCAACACGCTCAACGCCTCCCTCAATCCCGGCAAGCTTCTACCTGGAGGCAGCCTTTACAGTGGCCCCGCTACGCGCTCGGACATCATCGCGGCCGGCACGGTTGACCCGATCATTGGCTCCGATCTGGGCTCGACCGTGTACGCTGGAAAATATTCGTACCGAGTCGAGGATAGGAACAGTGGCGGCTACGCTTCGGTGATCAGCCAATCGGTCAGCAACTACACCGAATCCAATATTTTCTTTACATGGAAGGCCGTGCTTGAAAACGGCGGCCACGCCGATAACGAATCAGCAGCGCTATTCATCTCGCTGCGCGATGACACCACGGGCACTGAATTGGTCAGCCGTTTTTACAATGCCGGTAATGGCGGTGGCGGCGTTGACACACGATTTGAAACGTTTGGCAATTATTACTACACGCCTCTATGGCAAGTCGAACGCCTCACAATCGATTCCAGCCTGTCCGGCCACGACTTCACGCTCTCGGTAGCAGCAGCAGACTGCTATTTCAGCGGCCATACCGGCTATGCGTACGTGGACGGTTTTGGCGGCGTCAATCCGATTCCAGAGCCAGAAACGTACGCCATGATGCTGGCCGGCCTCGGCCTATTGGGCTTCATGACGCGCCGGCGCAACAAGCAGGCCTAG
- a CDS encoding DUF2280 domain-containing protein, which produces MAALKDEVKLYVVTALACFDSPTQVSIAVKEEFGLDVSRQQVSCYDPNTYVGRNLSLKWRTIFEETRAKFRATAEEIPIASKAFRLRGLARLAQKAESMRNLPLVASLYEQAAKEVGDIYVNKGKAEPNDQLPTPVQIIIGVKDGARKNDDPT; this is translated from the coding sequence ATGGCCGCACTCAAGGACGAGGTGAAGCTGTACGTCGTCACCGCGCTGGCCTGTTTCGACTCGCCGACGCAGGTTTCGATAGCAGTAAAAGAGGAATTTGGCCTCGATGTGAGCCGCCAGCAGGTGTCCTGCTACGACCCGAACACGTACGTGGGCCGCAACCTGAGCCTGAAATGGCGCACGATCTTCGAAGAGACGCGCGCCAAGTTCCGCGCCACTGCCGAGGAAATCCCGATCGCCAGCAAGGCATTTCGCCTGCGCGGCCTGGCCCGGCTGGCACAGAAGGCCGAGAGCATGCGCAACTTGCCGTTGGTGGCCAGTCTCTACGAGCAGGCCGCCAAGGAAGTGGGCGACATTTACGTGAACAAGGGCAAGGCCGAACCGAACGACCAGCTGCCAACACCCGTGCAAATCATCATCGGCGTCAAGGATGGGGCGCGAAAGAACGATGACCCAACTTGA